In Corvus moneduloides isolate bCorMon1 chromosome 3, bCorMon1.pri, whole genome shotgun sequence, one DNA window encodes the following:
- the ASXL2 gene encoding putative Polycomb group protein ASXL2 isoform X3: MFMEQLRALPRGVSSRLAPTASPQSGCPSPSIPGKGLSSSQKHSKKALKQALKQQQQKQQQQQQQHCRAGMAPGMGPGMALPSNQHVLLKAKAAAAPGKSGWEGKQADGHSSSPPNSTSSSSPSVKLENSLPGLGKKPFPRSDRLHARQLKRARCAEIDVETPDSILVNTNLRALINKHTFSVLPPECQQRLLLLLPDVDRQVGADGLMKLSSSALNNEFFTSAAQGWKERLSEGEFTPEMQLRIRQEIEKEKKVELWKEHFFESYYGQSSGLSPEESERLTAQPEAEPAQPRSPPAPRREQGTSPSEPRAQPAQGAAARRGAGQEGTEDAQPKAAKPAEASPDRRVARAGDRSGPVRERVHGEALPQEPQSAASQKPEEQRNPGLGKEGPGKETPGAPSKPKSPEAAEGAAKVQSPAVALDMQDKKPLGSQAMEVSVEAHKRKSESREEAPASPEKKPRVAEPCQHHQAFRNQPFPGAGPAVLRVPPLKIPVSRISPMPFPAGQVSPRARVPFSLSSPGRTGARTLADIKARAQQAKAQRAAAAAAAASAGGAVPGPGPGGGRPLGRGGDGRDPGRATQTATGANALELAGTGSGGGSRRFLPQGPGPRSQVESQAEPGAPRHPPGAQLQPGAPVVPRAPGPAAAPALGNGAGATPGSPHAGTGDQAGTAPPAPARGPPAAGNGSSGASGTPGAPTASGGTGSDLAKSKAPSPLVSSLPPAGPGAQAGAVGAPVPPSSTSSVAPSLKSPPGGALPRVSSSIPANNPLVTQLLQGKSVPLEQILPKPLTKADVKTVPVAPQEEKGAAAPGAAGNGAEAGDRPSSLPPQQLGKICKNRPLPHIPRTFPLPSGKAPSPEQHQCHEALSKSTQEQILQTLIKKVQRQNLLPILQPSQLNLPHSGFPVENSSTSQRFMLGFTGRRTSKPAMSGHYLLNISTYGRGSESLRRGFSLNPEPRLGLSSPTDGARAEFGECEEMGGQGSSSEEDADDESSGDEREHIGIKEEPWAAQGSGQGEKEQGSHGTGPADPGSLGTKAGKAEAAPAPPAAGPKENAPALDGPALARDLLQAAQEQMAHAMRGKGHGSTELFGPPAPSPDSAQPQPPLLPAPHPPKLPGSAGAQLLGPSYSGTINVSTSPDIGQGSLVTGLSECNQLASSMGNVMSFSVTVTTIPTGQAVNSGGHGQSLPVQPFAEDGGMEDPPSKCYCRLKAMIMCKGCGAFCHDDCIGPSKLCVSCLVVR, encoded by the exons GTTGGGAAGGGAAGCAGGCGGATGGACATTCCAGCAGCCCCCCAAACTCCACGTCCAGCTCCTCGCCCTCGGTGAAGCTCGAGAACTCCCTGCCCGGGCTGGGGAAGAAGCCGTTCCCGAGATCCGACAGGCTCCACGCAC GGCAGCTGAAGAGAGCCCGGTGCGCCGAGATCGACGTGGAGACGCCGGACTCGATCCTGGTGAACACCAACCTGCGGGCGCTGATCAACAAGCACACGTTCTCCGTGCTGCCCCCCGAGTGCCAGCAgcgcctgctgctgctgctgcccgaCGTCGACAGACAG GTGGGGGCCGATGGGCTGATgaagctcagcagctctgcGCTCAACAACGAGTTCTTCAcctcagctgcccagggctggaaggagaggcTGTCAGAAG GAGAGTTTACCCCGGAAATGCAGCTCCGAATCCGGCAAGAAATcgagaaggaaaagaaggtggAGCTGTGGAAGGAGCACTTCTTTGAGAGCTACTATGGGCAGAG TTCTGGGCTGAGCCCCGAGGAGTCGGAGCGGCTGACGGCACAGCCCGAGGCAGAGCCcgcccagccccgcagccccccggccccACGGCGGGAGCAGGGCACGTCCCCATCGGAGCCCAGAGCACAACCAGCGCAGGGGGCAGCGGCCAGGAGAGGAGCGGGACAGGAGGGCACAGAGGACGCGCAGCCCAAGGCGGCCAAGCCCGCCGAGGCCTCCCCGGACCGACGGGTGGCGAGAGCCGGCGACCGCTCCGGCCCCGTCAGAGAGAGAGTCCACGGAGAGGCCCTGCCCCAGGAACCCCAAAGTGCTGCCAGCCAgaagccagaggagcagaggaatcccgggctggggaaggaggggccAGGGAAGGAGACTCCGGGTGCCCCCAGCAAACCAAAGAGCCCCGAGGCAGCCGAAGGAGCGGCAAAGGTGCAAAGCCCTGCGGTGGCTCTGGACATGCAGGACAAGAAGCCCCTCGGTAGCCAGGCCATGGAGGTCAGTGTGGAGGCCCACAAGAGGAAGTcggagagcagggaggaggctcCAGCCAGCCCCGAGAAGAAGCCGCGTGTGGCggagccctgccagcaccaccAGGCCTTTCGGAACCAGCCCTTTcccggcgcggggccggccGTGCTGCGGGTGCCCCCGCTCAag ATTCCTGTGTCCAGAATCTCCCCGATGCCATTTCCTGCGGGCCAGGTCTCTCCCAGGGCACGTGTCCCCTTCTCCCTCAGCAGTCCGGGCAGGACAGGGGCCAGGACCTTGGCCGACATCAAGGCGAGAGCCCAGCAGGCCAAGGCTCAGAGggcagcagccgccgccgccgccgcctcggccgggggggctgtgccggggcccggcccgggcgggGGGAGACCCCTGGGCAGGGGGGGAGACGGGAGAGACCCCGGCAGAGCCACCCAAACTGCAACTGGAGCAAACGCACTGGAACTGGCAGGAACTGGAAGCGGGGGAGGTTCGAGAAGGTTTCTTCCCCAGGGCCCAGGGCCCCGTTCCCAGGTGGAGAGCCAGGCGGAGCCGGGAGCTCCTCGCCATCCTCCTGGAGCACAACTACAGCCAGGGGCCCCCGTGGTGCCCCGAGCCCCCGGCCCTGCGGCAGCCCCGGCGCTAGGGAACGGTGCGGGGGCCACACCGGGGTCCCCACACGCCGGCACTGGggaccaggcagggacagcccctcctgccccagcccggGGGCCTCCGGCGGCCGGGAATGGATCCAGCGGCGCCAGCGGAACCCCGGGAGCACCCACAGCCTCAGGAGGGACCGGCTCTGACCTTGCCAAAAGCAAAGCTCCTTCCCCTCTGGTGTCCTCCCTGCCACCCGCAGGCCCCggagcccaggctggagctgtgggcgCGCCCGTCCcaccctccagcacctcctcaGTAGCACCCAGCCTTAAATCTCCTCCCGGTGGGGCCCTGCCCAGAGTGAGCTCCAGCATTCCTGCCAACAACCCTTTGGTCACCCAGCTGCTCCAAGGCAAGAGCGTCCCTCTGGAGCAGATCCTGCCCAAGCCGCTCACCAAAGCAGACGTGAAAACTGTCCCTGTGGCTCCTCAGGAAGAGAAgggggcagcagctcccggtGCAGCGGGGAACGGTGCTGAGGCGGGGGACAGACCATCGAGTTTGCCCCCACAGCAGCTCGGGAAGATCTGCAAGAACAGGCCTCTGCCTCACATTCCAAGGACCTTCCCGCTGCCCTCGGGAAAGGCCCCCAGTCCTGAGCAGCACCAGTGCCACGAGGCACTGAGCAAATCGACCCAGGAGCAGATCCTGCAGACTCTCATCAAGAAGGTGCAGAGGCAGAACCTGCTGCCCATCCTTCAGCCCTCGCAGCTGAACCTCCCACACTCAGGTTTCCCAGTGGAAAACAGCTCCACCAGCCAGAGATTCATGCTGGGCTTCACGGGCAGGAGGACGTCCAAGCCCGCCATGTCTGGGCACTACCTGCTCAACATCTCCACCTACGGCCGCGGCTCGGAGAGTTTGAGGAGAGGCTTCTCCCTGAACCCCGAGCCCCgcctggggctgagcagccccacCGACGGTGCCAGGGCAGAGTTTGGGGAGTGCGAGGAGATGGGtggccagggcagcagcagcgaggAGGACGCGGATGACGAGAGCTCCGGGGATGAACGGGAGCACATCGGCATCAAAGAGGAGCCATGGGCAGCGCAGGGGTctgggcagggggagaaggagcagggctCACACGGCACCGGCCCTGCGGACCCCGGCTCCCTGGGGACCAAGGCTGGCAAGGCCGAGGCAGCTCCGGCACCGCCGGCAGCCGGCCCCAAGGAGAACGCGCCGGCGCTGGACGGCCCCGCGCTGGCCCGGGACCTGCTGCAGGCGGCGCAGGAGCAGATGGCCCACGCCATGAGGGGCAAGGGGCACGGCAGCACAGAGCTCTTTGGGCCCCCCGCCCCGTCCCCGGACTCGGCGCAGCCGCAGCCTCCGCTGCTCCCTGCCCCGCACCCCCCGAAGCTGCCTGGGAGTGCCGGGGCGCAGCTCCTGGGGCCCAGCTACAGCGGCACAATAAACGTCTCCACCTCGCCCGACATAGGCCAGGGCTCACTCGTGACCGGGCTGTCTGAGTGCAACCAGTTGGCCAGCTCCATGGGCAACGTCATGTCCTTCTCCGTGACCGTCACCACCATTCCCACCGGCCAGGCTGTGAACTCCGGCGGCCACGGGCAGAGCCTCCCGGTGCAGCCGTTCGCCGAGGACGGCGGCATGGAGGATCCCCCTTCCAAATGTTACTGCAGGTTGAAAGCCATGATCATGTGCAAGGGCTGCGGTGCCTTCTGCCATGACGACTGCATCGGCCCCTCCAAGCTCTGTGTCTCCTGCCTCGTCGTGCGGTAA